A part of Phoenix dactylifera cultivar Barhee BC4 chromosome 2, palm_55x_up_171113_PBpolish2nd_filt_p, whole genome shotgun sequence genomic DNA contains:
- the LOC103708469 gene encoding homeobox-leucine zipper protein HOX6-like — MDPLLEKSRSDKKRRFSEEQIKSLESIFESQAKLEPRKKLQLAKELGLQPRQVAIWFQNKRARWKSKQLEREYAALRADHDSLLSSVESLKKEKQILIKQLQKLTELLKKPTEESSNDDDSDGGNRNQREDARPCFLVCSAGEEKKPSFFDQEEADRLYMGEPEGDYLTSLGKPSDFNCSSSPEQCCATASEWWEFWPLTE; from the exons ATGGATCCCCTTCTCGAGAAGTCGAGGAGCGACAAGAAGAGGAGGTTCAGCGAAGAGCAGATAAAGTCCCTCGAATCCATCTTCGAGTCTCAAGCGAAGCTAGAGCCCCGGAAGAAGCTGCAGCTGGCCAAGGAGCTCGGCCTCCAGCCTCGCCAGGTTGCGATATGGTTTCAGAACAAGCGAGCCCGGTGGAAGTCGAAGCAGCTCGAGAGAGAGTACGCCGCCCTCAGAGCTGACCACGACAGCTTGCTCTCCAGCGTGGagtccctcaagaaagagaagcAAATTCTCATCAAACAG CTGCAGAAGCTGACTGAATTGCTGAAGAAGCCAACAGAAGAGAGCAGCAACGACGACGATTCCGACGGCGGCAATCGCAATCAGAGAGAGGATGCAAGGCCCTGCTTTTTGGTGTGTTCAGCTGGTGAAGAAAAGAAGCCGAGCTTTTTCGATCAGGAAGAAGCAGACCGCTTATACATGGGCGAACCTGAGGGTGACTACCTGACTTCCCTCGGGAAACCGTCCGATTTCAACTGCAGCAGTTCTCCAGAGCAGTGCTGCGCCACCGCTTCTGAGTGGTGGGAGTTTTGGCCGTTGACAGAATAG